A genome region from Nerophis lumbriciformis linkage group LG18, RoL_Nlum_v2.1, whole genome shotgun sequence includes the following:
- the LOC133618120 gene encoding uncharacterized protein isoform X2 has translation MCQVKKLKMLIEQRLHSVVEEIFGLFERTIAEYEEELSRTKEENYRQQELLDAVFKPQVVLHRADVQQVSAESQEEILSKQQEWSSSVGQKELEPPHIKEEEEELWEQLQRLEEAHDEDEAQSLQLHLSQSDDNRGAELLTQHITADGEHWEDINSEPDNIFAPLSDIDCMSDSSESDHSDNVRKPSENNKNSKDDMRHHADKKRYNCSECGKSFRQKGHFTTHMRIHTGEKPFACSVCPKRFSTKEGLKKHILVHTGEKPYTCSVCSKCFTSKHGMTNHMKSHTEETQFTCPFCPKRYLSKGAMMVHMRIHTGEKPFSCNVCNKRFIYRYQVKRHNCAADLDAAAQCGSGVGAVIHNLEGSWYDSSFCRPSPFTCVPYTLPTLLPVPPTLVYESLWRNKTQ, from the exons atgtgtcAGGTCAAAAAGCTGAAAATGTTGATTGAGCAGCGACTACATTCTGTCGTGGAAGAAATATTTGGACTGTttgaaagaaccatagcagagtacgaggaggaactttccaGGACGAAAGAGGAAAATTACAGACAACAAGAACTACTGGATGCTGTTTTCAAACCTCAAGTTGTGCTACACAGAGCAG acgtccagcaggtgTCAGCAGAGAGTCAAGAAGAGATTCTCTCCAAGCAGCAGGAGTGGAGCTCCAGTGTGGGGCAAAAGGAGTTGGAACCCccacacattaaagaggaagaggaagaactgTGGGAGCAGCTTCAAAGGTTGGAGGAGgctcatgatgaagatgaagctcagtccttacagcttcatctcaGTCAAAGTGACgacaacagaggggcggagcttctaACTCAACACATtacagctgatggagagcattgggAAGATATAAACTCAGAACCAGACAACATCTTTGCTCCGCTGTCAGATATAGACTGCATGTCAGACTCTTCTGAAAGCGATCACAGTGACAACGTTCGTAAGCCGTCGGAGAATAATAAGAACTCAAAAGATGATATGAGACATCATGCTGACAAAAAACGCTATAATtgttctgaatgtgggaaatcatttcgaCAGAAGggtcattttacaacacacatgagaatacatactgggGAGAAACCTTTTGCCTGCTCAGTTTGTCCCAAAAGATTCTCTACAAAGGAGGGCCTGAAAAAACACATCCTTGTACACACTGGGGAGAAACCCTATACTTGCTCTGTCTGTAGTAAGTGCTTTACCAGTAAGCATGGCATGACCAATCACATGAAATCACACACAGAGGAGACTCAATTTACTTGCCCATTTTGCCCTAAGAGATACTTGAGTAAAGGTGCTATGATGGTACACATGAGAATTCACACTGGCGAGAAACCGTTCAGTTGCAACGTATGCAATAAAAGGTTCATATATAGGTATCAGGTCAAAAGACACAACTGTGCAGCAGACTTGGACGCTGCTGCGCAGTGTGGCTCAGGTGTTGGAGCGGTCATCCATAATTTGGAGGGTTCCTGGTATGACTCAAGCTTTTGCCGTCCTAGTCCCTTTACATGTGTCCcttacactttacccaccttgctaccagtgccacccacactggtatatGAAAGTTTGTGGCGGAACAAAACACAATAA
- the LOC133618120 gene encoding uncharacterized protein isoform X1 yields the protein MCQVKKLKMLMEQRLHSVVEEIFGLFERTIAEYEEELSRTKEEKYRQQELLDAVFKPQVVLPRADVQQVSAESQEEILSKQQEWSSSVGQKELEPPHIKEEEEELWEQLQRLEEAHDEDEAQSLQLHLSQSDDNRGAELLTQHITADGEHWEDINSEPDNIFAPLSDIDCMSDSSESDHSDNVRKPSENNKNSKDDMRHHADKKRYNCSECGKSFRQKGHFTTHMRIHTGEKPFACSVCPKRFSTKEGLKKHILVHTGEKPYTCSVCSKCFTSKHGMTNHMKSHTEETQFTCPFCPKRYLSKGAMMVHMRIHTGEKPFSCNVCNKRFIYRYQVKRHNCAADLDAAAQCGSGVGAVIHNLEGSWYDSSFCRPSPFTCVPYTLPTLLPVPPTLVYESLWRNKTQ from the exons atgtgtcaggtCAAAAAGCTGAAAATGTTGATGGAGCAGCGACTACATTCTGTCGTGGAAGAAATATTTGGACTGTttgaaagaaccatagcagagtacgaggaggaactttccaGGACGAAAGAGGAAAAATACAGACAACAAGAACTACTGGATGCTGTTTTCAAACCTCAAGTTGTGCTACCCAGAGCAG acgtccagcaggtgTCAGCAGAGAGTCAAGAAGAGATTCTCTCCAAGCAGCAGGAGTGGAGCTCCAGTGTGGGGCAAAAGGAGTTGGAACCCccacacattaaagaggaagaggaagaactgTGGGAGCAGCTTCAAAGGTTGGAGGAGgctcatgatgaagatgaagctcagtccttacagcttcatctcaGTCAAAGTGACgacaacagaggggcggagcttctaACTCAACACATtacagctgatggagagcattgggAAGATATAAACTCAGAACCAGACAACATCTTTGCTCCGCTGTCAGATATAGACTGCATGTCAGACTCTTCTGAAAGCGATCACAGTGACAACGTTCGTAAGCCGTCGGAGAATAATAAGAACTCAAAAGATGATATGAGACATCATGCTGACAAAAAACGCTATAATtgttctgaatgtgggaaatcatttcgaCAGAAGggtcattttacaacacacatgagaatacatactgggGAGAAACCTTTTGCCTGCTCAGTTTGTCCCAAAAGATTCTCTACAAAGGAGGGCCTGAAAAAACACATCCTTGTACACACTGGGGAGAAACCCTATACTTGCTCTGTCTGTAGTAAGTGCTTTACCAGTAAGCATGGCATGACCAATCACATGAAATCACACACAGAGGAGACTCAATTTACTTGCCCATTTTGCCCTAAGAGATACTTGAGTAAAGGTGCTATGATGGTACACATGAGAATTCACACTGGCGAGAAACCGTTCAGTTGCAACGTATGCAATAAAAGGTTCATATATAGGTATCAGGTCAAAAGACACAACTGTGCAGCAGACTTGGACGCTGCTGCGCAGTGTGGCTCAGGTGTTGGAGCGGTCATCCATAATTTGGAGGGTTCCTGGTATGACTCAAGCTTTTGCCGTCCTAGTCCCTTTACATGTGTCCcttacactttacccaccttgctaccagtgccacccacactggtatatGAAAGTTTGTGGCGGAACAAAACACAATAA
- the LOC133617809 gene encoding uncharacterized protein isoform X1 yields MSSVFEPDRQQPLHRRRTHQKQILMTQPPRRKVGRRGKILCFDGDEKNYLSWETKFVEHLGQLGLKATLLSEPHDNKDDVQKNEDVYAELIQVLDDKSLSLIMIEAEDDGRRALKILRQYYGESQEEIPSEKRELNSSVGQKEPEPRHFEEKWWEPLRGSDVQQVSAESQHAIPSRQQKWSSKVGQREPETPHIKEEEEEQQLQGLMEADDEDETQSYQLYHSQSEITGGAELLTQHITEDDGEQLHIKEEEKTDEDESQSSHCLHSRSETNRGAELITRHIVDGKLLHIKEEEEEQQLQRLTEADDEDGAHSSQLRHSQSEESGAAELLTRHITEGDGEHCEDINSEPDNIYAPLSDMDDMMSDSSESDHSDDITKPLESNKNSKANTRRRTNNKHFDCPECGKSFGRRSNLKTHMRTHTGEKPFACSFCAKGFSLKHHMIIHMRTHTGEKPFACAVCSKTFCSADHMKRHMLIHTREASHPCSACGKIFTCKKGMLLHMRTHSPEKLFTCSVCCKMFTRKQNMNKHMRSHFEEEKFVCTLCPKRFTNKTAVMIHTRTHSREKPFGCIVCNKRFTCHYNVSRHKCATVMEAART; encoded by the exons atgtcatcagtgtttgaacctgacagacaaCAACCCTTGCACAGGAGACGCACCCATCAGAAGCAAATCTTA ATGACACAACCACCGAGAAGGAAAGTCGGACGCCGCGGGAAAATATTATGCTTCGATGGAGATGAGAAGAATTACTTGTCGTGGGAGACAAAGTTTGTGGAGCACTTGGGTCAGCTAGGCCTCAAAGCCACGCTGCTCAGTGAGCCGCATGACAATAAAGATGACGTCCAGAAAAACGAGGACGTCTACGCCGAGTTGATCCAGGTTTTGGACGACAAAAGCCTGTCGTTGATTATGATCGAAGCAGAGGACGACGGGAGGAGGGCGTTAAAGATACTGCGACAGTATTACGGAG AGAGTCAAGAAGAGATTCCATCTGAGAAGCGAGAGTTGAACTCCAGTGTGGGGCAAAAGGAGCCGGAGCCCCGCCACTTTGAAGAGAAATGGTGGGAGCCGCTTCGAGGGTCAG acgtccagcaggtgTCAGCAGAGAGTCAACATGCGATTCCCTCCAGGCAGCAGAAGTGGAGCTCCAAAGTGGGACAGAGGGAGCCAGAGacgccccacattaaagaggaagaggaggaacagcaACTTCAGGGGTTGATGGAGGCTGATGATGAAGATGAAACTCAGTCCTATCAGCtttatcacagtcaaagtgagatAACCGGAGGGGCGGAGCTTCTAACTCAACACATAACAGAGGATGACGGAGAGCAgctccacattaaagaggaagagaaaACTGATGAAGATGAAAGTCAGTCCTCACATTGTCTTCACAGTCGAAGTGAGAcaaacagaggggcggagcttataACTCGACACATAGTTGATGGAAAGCTgctccacattaaagaggaagaggaggaacagcaACTTCAAAGGTTGACAGAGGCTGATGATGAAGATGGAGCTCACTCCTCCCAGCTtcgtcacagtcaaagtgaggagagcgGAGCGGCGGAGCTTCTAACTCGACACATCACAGAAggtgatggagagcattgtgaagatataaaCTCCGAACCAGACAACATTTACGCTCCACTGTCTGACATGGACGACATGATGTCAGACTCTTCTGAGAGCGATCACAGTGACGACATcacaaaacctttggagagtaataAGAATTCGAAAGCTAATACGAGACGTcgcactaacaacaaacactttgactgtcCTGAATGTGGGAAATCCTTTGGACGAAGGAGTAATTTGAAAacccacatgagaacgcacaccggaGAGAAACCCTTCGCTTGCTCTTTTTGTGCCAAAGGTTTCTCCCTCAAGCATCATATGAtaatacacatgagaacgcacactggagagaaaccttttgcttgcgcaGTTTGTTCTAAAACATTCTGCTCGGCGGATCACATGAAAAGGCACATGCTAATACATACAAGGGAGGCATCACATCCATGTTCAGCTTGTGGTAAAATATTCACTTGTAAAAAAGGCATGTTATTGCACATGCGAACACACAGTCCTGAGAAACTCTTTACCTGCTCCGTTTGCTGTAAGATGTTCACCAGAAAGCAAAATATGAACAAACACATGAGATCACACTTCGAGGAGGAGAAATTTGTGTGCACGCTCTGCCCTAAAAGATTCACGAATAAAACAGCTGTCATGATACACACGAGAACACACTCTAGGGAGAAACCGTTCGGTTGCATTGTGTGCAATAAAAGGTTTACATGTCATTATAATGTCAGCAGGCACAAGTGTgcaacagtcatggaagctgcaagGACATAA
- the LOC133617809 gene encoding uncharacterized protein isoform X2, whose amino-acid sequence MIFLSTIVHASCHATMTQPPRRKVGRRGKILCFDGDEKNYLSWETKFVEHLGQLGLKATLLSEPHDNKDDVQKNEDVYAELIQVLDDKSLSLIMIEAEDDGRRALKILRQYYGESQEEIPSEKRELNSSVGQKEPEPRHFEEKWWEPLRGSDVQQVSAESQHAIPSRQQKWSSKVGQREPETPHIKEEEEEQQLQGLMEADDEDETQSYQLYHSQSEITGGAELLTQHITEDDGEQLHIKEEEKTDEDESQSSHCLHSRSETNRGAELITRHIVDGKLLHIKEEEEEQQLQRLTEADDEDGAHSSQLRHSQSEESGAAELLTRHITEGDGEHCEDINSEPDNIYAPLSDMDDMMSDSSESDHSDDITKPLESNKNSKANTRRRTNNKHFDCPECGKSFGRRSNLKTHMRTHTGEKPFACSFCAKGFSLKHHMIIHMRTHTGEKPFACAVCSKTFCSADHMKRHMLIHTREASHPCSACGKIFTCKKGMLLHMRTHSPEKLFTCSVCCKMFTRKQNMNKHMRSHFEEEKFVCTLCPKRFTNKTAVMIHTRTHSREKPFGCIVCNKRFTCHYNVSRHKCATVMEAART is encoded by the exons atgatattcctgtctactatagttcatgcttcatgccatgccaca ATGACACAACCACCGAGAAGGAAAGTCGGACGCCGCGGGAAAATATTATGCTTCGATGGAGATGAGAAGAATTACTTGTCGTGGGAGACAAAGTTTGTGGAGCACTTGGGTCAGCTAGGCCTCAAAGCCACGCTGCTCAGTGAGCCGCATGACAATAAAGATGACGTCCAGAAAAACGAGGACGTCTACGCCGAGTTGATCCAGGTTTTGGACGACAAAAGCCTGTCGTTGATTATGATCGAAGCAGAGGACGACGGGAGGAGGGCGTTAAAGATACTGCGACAGTATTACGGAG AGAGTCAAGAAGAGATTCCATCTGAGAAGCGAGAGTTGAACTCCAGTGTGGGGCAAAAGGAGCCGGAGCCCCGCCACTTTGAAGAGAAATGGTGGGAGCCGCTTCGAGGGTCAG acgtccagcaggtgTCAGCAGAGAGTCAACATGCGATTCCCTCCAGGCAGCAGAAGTGGAGCTCCAAAGTGGGACAGAGGGAGCCAGAGacgccccacattaaagaggaagaggaggaacagcaACTTCAGGGGTTGATGGAGGCTGATGATGAAGATGAAACTCAGTCCTATCAGCtttatcacagtcaaagtgagatAACCGGAGGGGCGGAGCTTCTAACTCAACACATAACAGAGGATGACGGAGAGCAgctccacattaaagaggaagagaaaACTGATGAAGATGAAAGTCAGTCCTCACATTGTCTTCACAGTCGAAGTGAGAcaaacagaggggcggagcttataACTCGACACATAGTTGATGGAAAGCTgctccacattaaagaggaagaggaggaacagcaACTTCAAAGGTTGACAGAGGCTGATGATGAAGATGGAGCTCACTCCTCCCAGCTtcgtcacagtcaaagtgaggagagcgGAGCGGCGGAGCTTCTAACTCGACACATCACAGAAggtgatggagagcattgtgaagatataaaCTCCGAACCAGACAACATTTACGCTCCACTGTCTGACATGGACGACATGATGTCAGACTCTTCTGAGAGCGATCACAGTGACGACATcacaaaacctttggagagtaataAGAATTCGAAAGCTAATACGAGACGTcgcactaacaacaaacactttgactgtcCTGAATGTGGGAAATCCTTTGGACGAAGGAGTAATTTGAAAacccacatgagaacgcacaccggaGAGAAACCCTTCGCTTGCTCTTTTTGTGCCAAAGGTTTCTCCCTCAAGCATCATATGAtaatacacatgagaacgcacactggagagaaaccttttgcttgcgcaGTTTGTTCTAAAACATTCTGCTCGGCGGATCACATGAAAAGGCACATGCTAATACATACAAGGGAGGCATCACATCCATGTTCAGCTTGTGGTAAAATATTCACTTGTAAAAAAGGCATGTTATTGCACATGCGAACACACAGTCCTGAGAAACTCTTTACCTGCTCCGTTTGCTGTAAGATGTTCACCAGAAAGCAAAATATGAACAAACACATGAGATCACACTTCGAGGAGGAGAAATTTGTGTGCACGCTCTGCCCTAAAAGATTCACGAATAAAACAGCTGTCATGATACACACGAGAACACACTCTAGGGAGAAACCGTTCGGTTGCATTGTGTGCAATAAAAGGTTTACATGTCATTATAATGTCAGCAGGCACAAGTGTgcaacagtcatggaagctgcaagGACATAA
- the LOC133617809 gene encoding uncharacterized protein isoform X3 produces the protein MPCHKSQEEIPSEKRELNSSVGQKEPEPRHFEEKWWEPLRGSDVQQVSAESQHAIPSRQQKWSSKVGQREPETPHIKEEEEEQQLQGLMEADDEDETQSYQLYHSQSEITGGAELLTQHITEDDGEQLHIKEEEKTDEDESQSSHCLHSRSETNRGAELITRHIVDGKLLHIKEEEEEQQLQRLTEADDEDGAHSSQLRHSQSEESGAAELLTRHITEGDGEHCEDINSEPDNIYAPLSDMDDMMSDSSESDHSDDITKPLESNKNSKANTRRRTNNKHFDCPECGKSFGRRSNLKTHMRTHTGEKPFACSFCAKGFSLKHHMIIHMRTHTGEKPFACAVCSKTFCSADHMKRHMLIHTREASHPCSACGKIFTCKKGMLLHMRTHSPEKLFTCSVCCKMFTRKQNMNKHMRSHFEEEKFVCTLCPKRFTNKTAVMIHTRTHSREKPFGCIVCNKRFTCHYNVSRHKCATVMEAART, from the exons atgccatgccaca AGAGTCAAGAAGAGATTCCATCTGAGAAGCGAGAGTTGAACTCCAGTGTGGGGCAAAAGGAGCCGGAGCCCCGCCACTTTGAAGAGAAATGGTGGGAGCCGCTTCGAGGGTCAG acgtccagcaggtgTCAGCAGAGAGTCAACATGCGATTCCCTCCAGGCAGCAGAAGTGGAGCTCCAAAGTGGGACAGAGGGAGCCAGAGacgccccacattaaagaggaagaggaggaacagcaACTTCAGGGGTTGATGGAGGCTGATGATGAAGATGAAACTCAGTCCTATCAGCtttatcacagtcaaagtgagatAACCGGAGGGGCGGAGCTTCTAACTCAACACATAACAGAGGATGACGGAGAGCAgctccacattaaagaggaagagaaaACTGATGAAGATGAAAGTCAGTCCTCACATTGTCTTCACAGTCGAAGTGAGAcaaacagaggggcggagcttataACTCGACACATAGTTGATGGAAAGCTgctccacattaaagaggaagaggaggaacagcaACTTCAAAGGTTGACAGAGGCTGATGATGAAGATGGAGCTCACTCCTCCCAGCTtcgtcacagtcaaagtgaggagagcgGAGCGGCGGAGCTTCTAACTCGACACATCACAGAAggtgatggagagcattgtgaagatataaaCTCCGAACCAGACAACATTTACGCTCCACTGTCTGACATGGACGACATGATGTCAGACTCTTCTGAGAGCGATCACAGTGACGACATcacaaaacctttggagagtaataAGAATTCGAAAGCTAATACGAGACGTcgcactaacaacaaacactttgactgtcCTGAATGTGGGAAATCCTTTGGACGAAGGAGTAATTTGAAAacccacatgagaacgcacaccggaGAGAAACCCTTCGCTTGCTCTTTTTGTGCCAAAGGTTTCTCCCTCAAGCATCATATGAtaatacacatgagaacgcacactggagagaaaccttttgcttgcgcaGTTTGTTCTAAAACATTCTGCTCGGCGGATCACATGAAAAGGCACATGCTAATACATACAAGGGAGGCATCACATCCATGTTCAGCTTGTGGTAAAATATTCACTTGTAAAAAAGGCATGTTATTGCACATGCGAACACACAGTCCTGAGAAACTCTTTACCTGCTCCGTTTGCTGTAAGATGTTCACCAGAAAGCAAAATATGAACAAACACATGAGATCACACTTCGAGGAGGAGAAATTTGTGTGCACGCTCTGCCCTAAAAGATTCACGAATAAAACAGCTGTCATGATACACACGAGAACACACTCTAGGGAGAAACCGTTCGGTTGCATTGTGTGCAATAAAAGGTTTACATGTCATTATAATGTCAGCAGGCACAAGTGTgcaacagtcatggaagctgcaagGACATAA